In Plasmodium brasilianum strain Bolivian I chromosome 12, whole genome shotgun sequence, the genomic window ATTGAAAATATGTAACTTTCATAAGTTTACAATatcaaataagaaaatatgtattttgttctaaatattttcttgctaataatttgtttatttgaattctttttatatatatactcaagtttacaattatttgttaatataatttttaatttattgcttttattttctatatgtTTCACAAGAAATAATGTATGGATAGTTACTTAtctatgaacatatatatttttattaatataaatttttttttttaagtaaatataagaaCCTCTtagataaattattaatcattatgtgttataataatacactCATATCAGAAGAAATAATTTcactaaatattttaaatatttctatatccTGTATATTCCTTACCAATAATTGTTTTAACTTTTTAGAAGACAttcatgtattatataaacaacATATATACGAGAAATTTTACgtacaaaattaaataataacatacaTAATAGTTTTATAAAAGTACTAAAAGCGATAcagttattaatatttaacaataacatatatgtatatacgtaaaacgatataaaatttgtcattaaaaattatcaagGCATTGTTTCattaataacattaaaatttcAATACGTTATTTctagtataatttatatgaattaaataatttattgattttttttttttttatatagcgGTTTATTATCTTTGTATCTTGGTTATATAGCCGAAATCCAAGCAAAGAAATAGGATGTTACACCTGAACGACGATGAAACACAAAATGAGTTATAAGAAATTCTTGTAAAACTCCTGGtgtatattcaaaaaatagaaggaatcatttaatttaccattccataaaaaatttaatatttttagattatcatcaattttttttcattaaataaaaatcaatATCTACATACATTATAGCCTAATAATAAACAATGGACTTAATACTACATGATTTATTATTGTATCATTTATcccatatttttgttatattttaattcatattaattataattgaCAGGATAACCATACTTACTGTTCAAGCTAAtcaatttgttttattaaaactaaataaaattataaatttattaacaaaGGCAACAACACACtacagaaatatatataataacgagaaaattatgtttatttaaagataaatgtagtttcatttatatatttatttatttatttatttacatttctaTACAGAtgtataatacaaatattaataaatatatctttaaaataaccaaacatatacatttaattggAATTCTGTTATTCCTGAAAATTGgtttaaaatactttttgAATATGTAGCTATTGGGCTTATAAAACAGAGACATCAAATAAACCTTGCTATATCAATAACACAACAAAAGAATTACAGAGTGCTGctttatatgtttttcattattatttatatttttatctgtaTAATCGTTTATTACACGAAGTAATATTTAGAATTACTTTTGTAATGAACttaatatgttattattaatcaTCCAAATAAAACCAATTATATCAATATTTGTTTGTATAATGCATCCTTTTTAagaacaaattttaaattatttttatatattctgattaataaataacaagAACTGTAATTAATTTACATGTTTTCCTTTGCCCATAATAATTCATGCTCTTTATAAGATTAAAACATGTTTCTTGTCTATTTCAGATTaaactatttaaaaatatttgtaattttaattatttaaatttaattaatatacaataaGAATTAAcgcaattatatatatacattcccTACTTGTATTTCATTCGAATAGTGATATAATTCATAGTTTTATATCTCAATGAAACCtattaacagaaaaaatctatagtttattttgatattctaattttattattactgcaCTGAAAAGacgatataataaaaattatgataaatgTCATTTATTCCATAAGAAATGTATGCATAGtagagaaataaataaaaaaaaaaattatctaatATATGGATCTGATACttttaatgaaaacaaaacatGTTATCTACATTTTAGATATAGAAGACTTACGAAGAAATTCTGTCTATTTAtcttaaagaaaaaaacattcAACACTgaataattcataaaaatattttttaatgaaatatccTCATTTACTTCATATGACTTTTACTCTTGCAAGACGTGAACAAAAAATCTAAAACCTAAAAAGtaattgatatatttttataaaaataccgcatgtattattaataaatttatacagAACTGCATTATTTgctatattataaaaataccgcatgtattattaataaatttatacagAACAGCATTATTTGctataataaattaacattattcatagtaattatttttacagaGTGGTAAATATGCCCACGAaatcataatattatttaacaaaaaaatattaggtCTAAAGATTGATACAttactaaatataaaataataagaaaataaatcaaaaaaaagaaaaaatattggaATTAATTTTAGTGtgtaataaaacaaatatataaaatatatgatatagctacaatataactttttttttaattatataattgaaTTCTTAAAATTGATGGTATAGCTATTTTGccacataaaattttattttccaatttatatcattattctattttctaataatgctcaatataattattgtttatcatatttaatcatatgcatttttttattttttttttagcatcCTGTTTTGAGTTTTTACGTAATTCTTTAACCTTTTAATTTAGCATATTCCATAATCCTTTACTTTAACATTTTATGTAGATAAATGTTTGTATGGGagtgtatataatataatatttagaAGACTATTTTCGCGTCTTCAAAACATAGCAATCACCCTCcacattctttttatatattttactaaaagaattaatatatattatatatttacaaaattcaACCTTTTCACGTATTTCactatttataataatcctaacaattttcaaaataatcctgaaaatatttactttattttatttcattcagttcattaaaatttctaTAATAAATGTCATATTAAAGATTATATTTCTCAGGTCATTTATTTCGTAATTTTTGTAAGTTGTATACACGAAAAGACTAACGTAATAAATTaaaccttaaaaaaaaaaaaatgttatcaaaatataatattcatgtataaaaggaatataatactatatacagatgaattatacataagcaaatttttacaaaaaattaataaaatgggAAAAGTTTTCTAGTTAAAAAGAGTAGATACAgtaatacttaaaaaaaagtataatgtCTAATTATAATATGCTTAATGATATATGCTAATATAGTTCCACAATTTTAATTACGAAATCTAAGATAATACCCTTCTTCTTCAATGAGAAAAAattcaatgaaaaaaaaaatttgaaacaggctttttaaagaataatttaattaaaatactttattattactattataattttcctaATAAAGTACAATTACCCTCTTCCTCCTCCTTTTAGCACTTCTTCAATGTTTcattaaacaaaaatgataattaatatataatcttTAAAATTGCTCATTccacatatattataaaacatatataaatttagaaattaaaaatttacgaTAATGATAACGTtcgtttttaataaaaaaatttaactcttattaaatttcattttccaTAATTATATTGTACATACACCTCAtttctaataaatttaaaacgGCAAAGATTTTCTTATATACATCAAATAACGAATATTCAGTGTTAACagtttcaataaaaaaaaaaaaaattaacagcaaaataaacaaatttaataattatatacaacatatatgacgtaagtatatacaaaaatatttactttaataaatacatatattatcacGAACACACATTTAATGACAAGTAAATTAGACTATTATTtacaagtaaaaaattattgctaataaaatacaaattaaaacagaaaaaacaaaaaaaattcgaattaaatatataatacgcaaatatatataaattataacttATCGAATAAgctgttttaaaaaaataagataatgttaatttatttaatgagAGGAAATAGTTCCTACTTctttaattccttttttcctccatcaaataatatatattgtacacATCAATAAAGGGCTTACGATTATAAATCAATTATGtacgaaattttttttctttttccttcttattttttgtacaaCACTTCGTAAAATGCAAAAAGCCATTGTTcattattcattcattttattacatatatatatatatttttagcgTTCCAATaagataaatttatatattttttgtctttCCTTAACACGGCTTTGCTACAGcatagatatatgtatatatgtatatatactatatatttgctattgtatgtattaaaatatttttcatttcatcaGTTCTGtgctactttttttttaatttttttttgccatttCTATATCAATTTGATCCTTAATCATTTTGTGTAATTCTGTTCTTAAATTGTCGCATTCAACTCTACACTTATTAACAAAATCTATAAATTCTTTTGCTGGCAAAGGTTCCTTTTCAAGGAGGTCATTAAATTGCTTAACATAATGATCCTCTTTCTCTAGTAGCATATCGAACGCTTTTGAAACACAATTGTTCCATTTATCATTTGCAGTAATCTCATCCATATTacgtttttgttttaatgaTTCAAAATATTCGAATAATTCctttaacaaattataaattttgctTTCTTCTAGCTTAAATGCTTGtttccatatattaatataaacatCTTTTGATGAAACCTCTTTCAATGAACTAAGCATTGCATTTAGTTCTTCTTCTGTAATTTCAGGGGATAAATCAAAGGTTAAATCATCTAATTGCGCAAGTAAATCACTATCATATAATTCCTGTTCGAAGTCGTCATCGTCAAAATCATCATCTGAATCTATATAATTTGAAGCTTGAAGATCATCAGATTCATCATCTTCACTATCGTTTGATTTATTAGACGCATTTAGAGTATTATTTACATTCTTTTTAtctaaattttgtttttcagaATCATTATTCCCTGATAATTTTCTTGAATACAGAACACTTGATTGCAATTGTGAAAGTTCCACATTGTTAAATGTCgatatattattctatacgaaaagttaaaaaaaaattattcaaatgtAAGTAtgatgcacatatatattgtttccatatataaatacataatttaaaacggaataaacattttatttatttacaaatgCTAAATTATATCCTTACAAGTAacaatatacaatatatggCAACCATAGATACAACTAATCGTAAAGGAATGAAACAGCCACCAGATTTACGGCCATTATTGTTCTTTTCTTCTATAGGAAAAAAACTCGTAgagaattttttaatatttccattatttttaGCTAAAAATTTTGCAGCTAAAATAGAATTGCAAcccttaaaaatatacattttatttaatatgcttttttatataaagttacataaaaagaaattgtttttttaacacattatttttattttattttaatgccTCGTAATACAGAATATAACgtataatttataagaaattatgatttacaaaaaaaataaaaaatatttatttaaaattattataaaaaaataataatgaaaaaaataaaataataaataaaacaaaatataattaaaataaaacaaattatttttcattcacATGCAAAACTTGAAGAACTCAATAAAAGCCAAgaatgcatttttatttatgaaacTATTTTGTTCGCTAACCGAGAATTCTACATGTTTTTTGTTagtttatgtaaatatgaaacaactcattttttttttttttttttcttttaattttaaaaaaaatgaaataaaaatttttaattatttgttttatatgaAAGAAGGATAGTAATCTTGTAAGAAACATTTTCATAACTATTTTCTATAACCTAAAAATCGTTCTATTTTGTGCATGTACActttcatattatattattactacaaaaaaatttaattatagcTATAATTATCTATAAGGATAAgctgtattttttattttttttgtagaataaaaaaaaaaagaaaagcttgaatctatttttttttgtctttatattatcattcaTAAAACAGTAatctaaaaaattttcattccatttaaaaaaagttaatcattgtataaataaatatattctattttttcaattatagCATAGCTAATGCATAAATCTACTTTTAACTAAActatttttagtttttaaCATTTGTTGTTTTACTAATTTTCGTATTAAAACACATGTTTTcttactattatttataacaattttgaaaaaaacaaataaaaataagtaaaagttgtaattaaattttgtttattgctgaatgtgtatattaattttatttaagaaaaaacaataaaattattattatagttaATACAATAGCATGCAagtcttttatatattttttgaagtaTCAACATAAACCACATCTTataacttaaaatattttttcatatatcaACTAGCTTGCTGCATaaaacatatgaatatataaaaatagaacgATTCAAATTGAATAGAAAAGAATTTTAGGCAAAAGTACTaggaatttttttcttttattaattttaaaaatgtgtaaattcttatgttaaaataattataatatagcGTAGTATATACCATTATGTATGATGATTATAATTAAAGGAAGTtattatatactattttatatgctattttacaatttttattatgtagcTTACTTCAAAAATAgttgaattaatttttcacactatataaattttattttttttctttaacatattcaaaattaacatgataaaaatatattcaccttcaatattattttaatttatttacttcattaaaaataactcTTTACCCTAATGAAATATAGTTTTCATGGTATAACAAGTTAGTTTGTAATTAACGCTGTAATGTTttgcaataaaaatatatatatatatgtacatttttacaaGTATCTTCTTTTTCAGCCCTTCTTATTGACGTCCAGTTTTAAtcagtacatatatatatatatatatatacatgcaaatTTTGCTCCTTTCGTTGATtactatttaaattttttcaattagaataaattatacaattatttaatttgctTTTTCCTGTAATGCGTAGATCccttataaataaattagaaaaaagtctacttttatttataaaattatcatattcCGTTTGAGGCAATTGTTCATCTATAAtacaataatgaaaaagtttACTGTAATAATCCTCCATTACTCGTATCGTTGAATCTATAGTAACTTTAAACTTGTTCATTTCTTCCTGTGCTTTCTCCTCATTTACATTGTATTCACCTTTTAATTCTTCTAAATATGCTGataagtaattttttaaataatcaaCTTTATGTTTGTCATTTTGACGCATTCGCAACCATGTATTAAGAGCTTCTGTTTTATATTGACTATTACTCACtgaattaataatttcattaatttgttCTTCTGTTAAATAATGGAATACTTCTTGACATTTTTCGTGTAACGTAAGTTCatcaatattatttaaatcgtcttctattatataattactgTCTTCTAAATTATTGGAAATATCATAATTCAATTCTGATTCTGAATGTACTGAATTTGAAGgtatattattacttctCAAAAAATAGTATCCACTTTTGTAAAGCTCAAATAAATTCCTTGAATATCTGCTACTTAAATGTAGTTTTGTAAATGACATaaccttatatatatatatgttctattaaaaaattttttaaatattaaaaaaaaaaaattaatacactAAGTTGTAATTTAAAtggataaatataataatgtgtaaaaatttatatactaaaaaattttcttacttttttttttaatcttaccaaaaataatacaaaaataatagcaatCATTAAAACAGCACATCTTATAGAATTCAAAAGGACtgaaatttttctattattgaATTGTTTACCCtccataataatttaatattatatttatattgacTTTTAGctttatatgtttaatggttaataataatatttcaaggagaaaaacaattttaaatttaaaacaggaaatatttaattattatatatttaaaacataaaaaatgtttttctgatcttcaatttttttttaaattccttcattatgttatttagaaaatgaaaaaatatttcagaaAAACTAAGCAACTTACAAGGGttaaaaaacagaaaaaaaaaagtatactaaaaattaataatatatgttttatatatatatatatatatatatatatatatatatatttgtttatttttaaatggtACAACGTTTTGTTAAATTTACATTTCCtgaaaatataaactatTCTAAAAACAAAAGCATTTTCAATTCGttttcaataaataaaacaaatttttaagctttccatattatatttaacacAAAactatattcatataatctGGGCtaaaacaagaaaaactgattagctatttttatttttctgtgTAATGTGCATTCAAGAAATAAcagtacaaaaaatattgttacaTGAGTAACATTTTCTATCATTTCTTAAGAATAGATCTATATTTTACGAGAATTATTTGTGTTTATGTACTTAGTTAATTAcgtttaaatattaaaattaagttTTATATCTTTTGTATGTAGacataacaaatttttttattatttttttatatcttattGAGACTCAAactaaaaatgtaaaaagtgTTTTAGcacttattaatttaaatacaagtatcaataatttaaaatatatatactcttGTATGacaaaaagggaaaaaacaaataaaataaaataaaaaagtaaaattatataaaaaagtgctattatataaaatagtaaaattaaataaaaaagtaaaataatataaaaccgtaaaattatataaaaccgtaaaattatatataaccgtaaaattatataaaacagtaaaattatataaaacagtaaaattatataaaaaaataaaataatataatataataaagtaatattaaataaaaattttaaataaaataaaataaaaataatataaaaataaaataatgaattatttatgtataataacaataaattaaCTTCGATAAGTCTGAATAAAAACATCgatgaaaatgtaaattacTTAAGTAACATATGCATTTAAAGCAATAAACAGAAAACTCAAAAATATGATGAACaagttttattaattttttattttatttccaaaaaaatttatgcgCAAAAACGGAATATACATTCTGACTACACACAAGTTTCTTAAATAAGTCATAGAATTTccaattattttatgaaatccCCATTTAgaattatgttaatatattaaaaataaaataatttttaattgatagtttatttataaaaagtttatctctcatttttgttcataatgCATTTACTAAATTACATGATGGTTGTTATTTATAGTAGaaaatattcatacataATCATTATATCTCTGTTACtccaaatatataaaacaatgtAAAACAGGATAACAACTACTTTATCAAAATTGGGTAGATACACCAAAGAAActttatacatacaaataatcacaaatgtataattttgttaaagttgttttatatatttttataattcatgtGCTTTAGTTTTTTCAACATGTTCTTATGAAACtccttttacttttttcaaaaagaatagtaattaaaaatagcCCCATTAAATGCAagttacaattttttataatatgttattcCAATATGTCTTATCTAGCAGTAAAGtttaaatataactatataacttgaaatataatttcataaatataacagTTAAGTTTCCatctaataaaatatatcagaGTTTCACAAATGAACTAGAATAACaccattaatttttttcccccataaattttaaaacatatcACACCTTACAAAactatatttcatataaaaatatacatataataaaatacatgtttgtataaaattaataaaaataacttgacggttataaaaaaaaataaaatcatctagaaaattattttaaaataaaaaattaaacataaatatatcaagatcaatataaattatgcttatatttttacaccTCTCcgtgcgtatatatatatatatacgtatatacgtatttatgGATGTTCCAATATAACACTTACGTTCTCATAGTAGCCTCCCAAAGAAATTAATGTAATTTAAACAATCTGTTCGCGCTCATATTTACGACATCGTTTTTCATTGTTACATCGTTCAAACCTAGGAGTTTTAtccattatattattttgtaattttaaaaggctataaaaataaaatatagtacatatagttgataataaataagatgCATTATAATGTCCTGATAGGAAAAGTTTATTTGATAccaaatttattataacctgtgaaaaaaaaagtgcataattctgtaaaaattttacattatttaataaattccCATTACTATTTATACTGtccttaatatttttacttccCGATTTCAAGACATccaatattttcttttcaaaaaaagaatCTGCTGTTCTAAAACCACGTTTCCATggagcacatatatatttttgggTTAACtcataaatatttgaatCACATAATAATGACGTTACTTTTGATTCTTTACTTCCCaaatgatttttttcttttatttcactATTTATTTCTTCGTTCTTTTCATCTCCGCTTTttgttaattctttttttatttctttagaTTTCTCTTCATTTGTTGCTAATATTCTGTCCGttttaaaacataatgaTATGTTACCTAAATTGATTTGCTCATCCAAAGGCTTATTTgaaatacacaaaaaaaaaaaaaaaaaatatattatttaaaaaagtattttttctatattaataaagctttaattttacaaaacaaaaacataacgtaaaaaaataaaaaaaattcacataaaaaaattgcgacaattattattattttcctacATTGTTGTAATACTgccatatacaaataaaaaggataatagcaaaaaattttgtaaaaagatgtaacttaaatttttctttcatattataattctttGAGGCAACCATATGTGCTGGTACTAAACAGTTAtctctttttataatattcccTAAATGAACAGCgcaatttaaattataatttttctttatcatttttttaccttgaaaatttattaaattattatatatttttggttttatatgcatatataaatatttatacaataatttaaacggaaaattttattattgaacattttaataatgtaacaacaatataaaacttttaaaaaaatgctgCTCTTtctgttaaaataaatactaattttatatagaaatatatacactatatttttatttttctatggATTGTATCTCAGTAGCGTATTATTAGAGATAAACCAGAGTGTAATAAtcataaatatgaaatattaaaattccATTATTCCTTTATTCAGTAATAtctgaaaatttttaaaattataaaaatttaaagaaaagaataataacatctttttttcttttttgtacaaaaatataatatatgatataaaatttaaaaaattttaaattaatgtaatatacTTTATACGATTGAACGCTACAATTTTATAAGAGTATCcagattaattaaaaatccgttattttttaattaataattttctaatataatcgttatatatataattcgaATAATATCAGTTTTTAAAagtactataaaaaaaatacttaaaaaaaaatttactttttagaaaaacaaattttttatctattgtatttatatgcaaGAAATGTATgcttaaaaacaaaaaaaaatatatagagtaatacaaattaatatatcacATATACCTTCAgatgttttttaataatacttttaGAAAGGATGATAAACTCTAGCAAATATTAACAAGTAAATATGATTTTAAAAACTtgtactataaaaaaaattcatttatgGAAACTCTTTAATATAGTATGgtacttattatatatatcaatagattattttaaattgtagaaacaaaaatgtgtatagaaaaaattttatctgCTATTAGAAGATATAACGTAAAAGGAAAATCATTTTGAATTgaattcataatttatttttatatctttattattaatataaaaaaaaaataccaaaagaaaaagaaggattataattaaatttcaaaataataaaatgggaAAATAATTAACCAGTTTCATttgagataaaaaatattaaacagTAGTTATGAAAATATTCTACATTTATACTAAGAATTCTTATAATAAtcgtatttttttctttctaattttgtacaaaaaattttgaacataatttttaaatgttattaGCAAAAGGTTTTTccctaaaaaatatataatgaataattatatttattttttatagttatcacaaattttatatttcataagaactttaaatttaaaaaaaataaaaagaaatagaaaaatttatatacattatcataatatttacatgaataacattttctttttcaaacgaatattataattttttttt contains:
- a CDS encoding hypothetical protein (Plasmodium exported protein (PHIST)); translated protein: MYIFKGCNSILAAKFLAKNNGNIKKFSTSFFPIEEKNNNGRKSGGCFIPLRLVVSMNNISTFNNVELSQLQSSVLYSRKLSGNNDSEKQNLDKKNVNNTLNASNKSNDSEDDESDDLQASNYIDSDDDFDDDDFEQELYDSDLLAQLDDLTFDLSPEITEEELNAMLSSLKEVSSKDVYINIWKQAFKLEESKIYNLLKELFEYFESLKQKRNMDEITANDKWNNCVSKAFDMLLEKEDHYVKQFNDLLEKEPLPAKEFIDFVNKCRVECDNLRTELHKMIKDQIDIEMAKKN
- a CDS encoding hypothetical protein (Plasmodium exported protein (PHIST)), with translation MEGKQFNNRKISVLLNSIRCAVLMIAIIFVLFLNIYIYKVMSFTKLHLSSRYSRNLFELYKSGYYFLRSNNIPSNSVHSESELNYDISNNLEDSNYIIEDDLNNIDELTLHEKCQEVFHYLTEEQINEIINSVSNSQYKTEALNTWLRMRQNDKHKVDYLKNYLSAYLEELKGEYNVNEEKAQEEMNKFKVTIDSTIRVMEDYYSKLFHYCIIDEQLPQTEYDNFINKSRLFSNLFIRDLRITGKSKLNNCIIYSN
- a CDS encoding hypothetical protein (Plasmodium exported protein) → MIKKNYNLNCAVHLGNIIKRDNCLVPAHMPLDEQINLGNISLCFKTDRILATNEEKSKEIKKELTKSGDEKNEEINSEIKEKNHLGSKESKVTSLLCDSNIYELTQKYICAPWKRGFRTADSFFEKKILDVLKSGSKNIKDSINSNGNLLNNVKFLQNYALFFSQVIINLVSNKLFLSGHYNASYLLSTICTIFYFYSLLKLQNNIMDKTPRFERCNNEKRCRKYEREQIV